The Myotis daubentonii chromosome 21, mMyoDau2.1, whole genome shotgun sequence genome window below encodes:
- the ACAN gene encoding aggrecan core protein, which translates to MTTLLLVFVTLRVIAATVSIEVSDPDNSLSVSIPEPSPLRALLGTSLTIPCYFIDPMHPVTTAPATAPLTPRIKWSRVSKEKEMVLLVATDGQVRVNSAYQDKVSLPNYPAIPSDATLEIQNLRSNDSGIYRCEVIHGIEDSEATVEVMVKGIVFHYRAISTRYTLDFDRAQRACLQNSAIIATPEQLQAAYEDGFHQCDAGWLADQTVRYPIHVPREGCYGDKDEFPGVRTYGIRDTNETYDVYCFAEEMEGEVFYSTSPEKFTFQEAANECRRLGARLATTGQLYLAWQGGMDMCSAGWLADRSVRYPISKARPNCGGNLLGVRTVYLHANQTGYPDPSSRYDAICYTGEDFIDIPENFFGVGGEEDITVQTVTWPDVELPLPRNMTEGEARGNVILTVKPIFGGSPTALEPEEPLTLAPDIEATALPEAENGTGEATRPWAIPGASTPGLGPFTGEDLVVQVTAAPGETQVPGQPRLPGGVVFHYRPGSARYSLTFEEAQQACLRTGAVIASPEQLQAAYEAGYEQCDAGWLQDQTVRYPIVSPRTPCVGDKDSSPGVRTYGVRPPSETYDVYCYVDKLEGEVFFVTRPEQFTFQEALAFCESHNATLASTGQLYAAWSLGLDKCYAGWLADSSLRYPIVTPRPACGGDKPGVRTVYLYPNQTGLLDPLSRHHAFCFRGVSAVPSPGEDRGGTPTPPSDVEDWITPQVGPGVAAVPSGEETTAVPDFTVEPENHTEWERAYSPAGTWPLPGVPPTWPPTSTATEESTEGPSATEVPLASEEPSPSEEPSPSKEPAPSEEPAPSQEPLFTPSPPVPSGMELPGSGEASGAPEVSGDFSASGEASGHPDASGQPSEDLDSSGVTSAAGSGLPVGSGLASGEEDRITWSNTSHVGGLPSGGEGLEGSASGVEDLGGLPSGGETHPEGSASGVEDLGGLPSGDESHLETSTSGVDLGGLPSGGESHLETSTSGVDLGGLPSGGESHLETSASGIEDLSGLTSGGETHLETSTSGVDLGGLPSGGETHPESSTSGVDLSGLPSGGETHPEGSASGIEDLGGLPSGGETHLETSTSGVDLGGLPSGGETHPEGSASGIEDLGGLPSGGETHLETSTSGVDLSRLPSGGETHPEGSASGIEDLGGLPSGGEGLPETSASGVEDLGGLPSGGEGLPETSASGVEDLGGLPSGGEGLETSGSGPEDLSGLPSGKEDLIGSASGDAGLGGIPSGTLGSGQAPEASGLPSGFSGEYSGTDLGSGPSSGSPDFSGLPSGLPTVSLVDTTLVEVVTAATASELEGRGTVGVSGAGEVSGLPFGESDVSGGASGFPSGAELSGQPSGSPDISGETSGFFGVSGQPSGFPDLGGGTSGLFELSGQPSGFPEETSGMAELSGQSSGQPGVSGEASGDLLGSGRPFGMTDPSGETSGVPDLSGQASGWPGFSGAPSGIPDLVSGTSSGSGDASGVTFVDSTFVEVTPTPFREEEEGLGSVELSGLPSGETDLSGTSGTVDVSGQPSGAIASSGFPSQPPEFSGLPSGDAEVSGEASGAEVGSGLPSGAYDGSGLPRGPPTVSLVDRTLVESVTQPPTAQEAGEGPSGILELSGAHSGAPDVSGDHSGLSDLSGLQSGLGELSGEPSSTPYFSGDFYGSTDASGASSAATGTGGEASGLPDVTLITSEFVEGVTEPTVSQELGQRPPLTHTPQVFESSGEASTSGDLGGATPSVPGSGVEASSVPESSSETSASPEASGVASGTPDLGETTAAFPEADLEGASDLGVSGRPSTFQEGPTEGSTPSGMSGESATTYDVATETWGWPSATPGASGDGPGISGDPSGHASGLGVVVGTSVPEFEWTQQPQGPAEANLEVESSSPGHSGEEARTAETAVFPTDAASIPAPAEGTEGSEATTADIDECLSSPCVNGATCVDAIDSFTCLCLPSYRGDLCEIDQALCEEGWTKFQGHCYRHFPERESWVDAESRCRKHQSHLSSILTPEEQEFVNNNAQNYQWIGLNDRSIEGDFRWSDGHSLQFENWRPNQPDNFFASGEDCVVMIWHEKGEWNDVPCNYHLPFTCKKGTVACGEPPVVEHARTFGQKKDRYEINALVRYQCAEGFVQRHLPTIRCLPSGHWEEPRITCTDPATYKRRLQKRSSRAPRRSHPGTAH; encoded by the exons ATGACCACTTTACTCCTTGTGTTTGTGACTCTGCGGGTCATCGCCGCCACCGTCTCCATAGAAGTCTCAG ACCCTGACAACTCGCTGAGTGTCAGCATCCCCGAGCCGTCCCCTCTGCGGGCCCTCCTGGGGACCTCCCTCACCATCCCCTGCTACTTCATTGACCCCATGCACCCCGTGACCACCGCCCCCGCCACCGCCCCCCTCACCCCGAGAATCAAATGGAGCCGCGTCTCCAAGGAGAAGGAGATGGTGCTGCTGGTGGCCACGGACGGGCAGGTGCGGGTCAACAGCGCCTACCAGGACAAGGTCTCGCTGCCCAACTACCCGGCCATTCCCAGCGACGCCACCTTGGAAATTCAGAACCTGCGCTCCAACGACTCCGGGATCTACCGCTGTGAGGTCATACATGGCATCGAGGACAGCGAGGCCACTGTGGAGGTCATGGTGAAAG GCATCGTGTTCCATTACAGAGCCATCTCCACGCGCTACACCCTGGACTTCGACAGGGCGCAGCGGGCCTGCCTGCAGAACAGCGCCATCATCGCCACGCCCGAGCAGCTGCAGGCCGCCTACGAGGACGGCTTCCACCAGTGCGACGCTGGCTGGCTGGCCGACCAGACTGTCAG GTACCCCATCCACGTTCCCCGGGAAGGCTGCTACGGGGACAAGGACGAGTTTCCCGGCGTGAGAACCTATGGCATCCGCGACACCAACGAGACGTATGACGTGTACTGCTTCGCCGAGGAGATGGAGG GCGAGGTCTTCTATTCGACGTCTCCAGAGAAGTTCACCTTCCAGGAGGCTGCCAACGAGTGCCGACGGCTGGGCGCCCGGCTGGCCACCACAGGCCAGCTGTACCTGGCCTGGCAGGGCGGCATGGACATGTGCAGCGCCGGCTGGCTGGCCGACCGCAGCGTGCGCTACCCCATCTCCAAGGCCAGGCCCAACTGTGGCGGCAACCTCCTGGGCGTGAGGACCGTGTACCTGCACGCCAACCAGACGGGCTACCCCGACCCCTCATCCCGCTACGACGCCATCTGCTACACAG GTGAAGACTTTATCGATATCCCAGAAAACTTCTTCGGGGTGGGTGGCGAGGAGGACATCACCGTGCAGACGGTGACCTGGCCCGACGTGGAGCTGCCCTTGCCCCGGAACATGACGGAGGGCGAAGCCCGCGGCAACGTGATCCTCACAGTGAAGCCCATTTTCGGCGGCTCCCCCACGGCCCTGGAGCCCGAGGAACCCCTCACCTTGGCCCCCGACATCGAGGCCACCGCCTTGCCTGAGGCTGAGAACGGGACTGGAGAGGCCACCAGGCCCTGGGCCATTCCCGGGGCGTCCACGCCTGGCCTGGGCCCCTTTACCGGCGAGGACCTGGTGGTGCAGGTGACCGCAGCCCCGGGTGAAACCCAGGTCCCCGGGCAGCCGCGATTGCCAGGGG GGGTCGTGTTTCACTACCGCCCCGGCTCTGCCCGCTACTCGCTGACCTTCGAGGAGGCACAGCAGGCCTGCCTGCGCACCGGGGCGGTCATCGCCTCTCCCGAGCAGCTCCAGGCCGCCTACGAAGCAGGCTATGAGCAGTGTGACGCCGGCTGGCTGCAGGACCAGACCGTCAG ATACCCCATTGTGAGCCCCAGGACCCCGTGTGTGGGTGACAAGGACAGCAGCCCGGGGGTCCGGACCTACGGTGTGCGCCCACCGTCAGAAACCTATGATGTCTACTGCTACGTGGACAAGCTCGAAG ggGAGGTGTTCTTCGTCACGCGCCCCGAGCAGTTCACCTTCCAGGAAGCCCTGGCGTTCTGTGAATCCCACAACGCCACGCTCGCCTCCACCGGCCAGCTCTACGCCGCCTGGAGCCTCGGCCTGGACAAGTGCTACGCCGGCTGGCTGGCCGACAGCAGCCTCCGCTACCCCATCGTCACCCCTCGGCCGGCCTGTGGCGGGGACAAGCCAGGCGTGAGGACCGTCTACCTCTACCCCAACCAGACAGGCCTCCTGGACCCACTGTCCCGGCACCACGCCTTCTGCTTCCGCG GTGTCTCGGCTGTGCCCTCTCCCGGAGAAGATCGAGGTGGCACGCCCACACCCCCCTCAGACGTGGAGGACTGGATCACCCCCCAAGTGGGACCTGGCGTGGCTGCTGTCCCCTCGGGGGAGGAGACCACTGCGGTCCCCGACTTCACCGTGGAGCCGGAAAACCACACGGAATGGGAACGGGCCTACTCCCCCGCGGGCACCTGGCCGCTGCCAG GGGTCCCTCCTACATGGCCTCCCACGAGCACAGCCACAGAGGAGAGCACAGAAGGCCCTTCTGCCACAGAAGTGCCCTTGGCCTCGGAGGAGCCATCCCCCTCAGAAGAGCCATCCCCCTCGAAGGAGCCAGCCCCCTCAGAGgagccagccccctcccaggaGCCGCTGTTCACACCTTCACCCCCAGTGCCCAGTGGGATGGAGCTGCCCGGCTCCGGGGAGGCATCCGGGGCACCGGAAGTCAGTGGTGACTTCTCAGCCAGCGGAGAAGCTTCAGGACACCCGGACGCCAGTGGGCAGCCCTCGGAAGACCTTGACTCCAGTGGTGTCACCTCGGCAGCGGGCTCAGGCCTGCCCGTGGGAAGTGGACTGGCCTCGGGGGAAGAAGATAGAATTACGTGGTCCAACACTTCTCACGTTGGGGGGCTGCCCTCTGGGGGTGAGGGTCTAGAAGGCTCTGCCTCCGGGGTAGAGGACCTGGGTGGACTTCCTTCTGGAGGTGAGACTCATCCAGAAGGTTCTGCCTCTGGAGTAGAGGACCTGGGTGGACTTCCTAGTGGAGATGAGAGTCATCTAGAGACGTCTACCTCTGGAGTAGACCTCGGTGGACTTCCTTCTGGAGGTGAGAGTCATCTGGAGACGTCTACCTCTGGAGTAGACCTGGGTGGACTTCCTTCTGGAGGTGAGAGTCATCTGGAGAC TTCTGCCTCTGGAATAGAGGACCTCAGTGGACTTACTTCTGGAGGTGAGACTCATCTGGAGACGTCTACCTCTGGAGTAGACCTGGGTGGACTTCCTTCTGGAGGTGAGACTCATCCAGAAAGTTCTACCTCTGGAGTAGACCTGAGTGGACTTCCTTCTGGAGGTGAGACTCATCCAGAAGGTTCTGCCTCTGGAATAGAGGACCTGGGTGGACTTCCTTCTGGAGGTGAGACTCATCTGGAGACGTCTACCTCTGGAGTAGACCTCGGTGGACTTCCTTCTGGAGGTGAGACTCATCCAGAAGGTTCTGCCTCTGGAATAGAGGACCTGGGTGGACTTCCTTCTGGAGGTGAGACTCATCTGGAGACGTCTACCTCTGGAGTAGACCTGAGTAGACTTCCTTCTGGAGGTGAGACTCATCCAGAAGGTTCTGCCTCTGGAATAGAGGACCTCGGGGGACTTCCTTCTGGAGGAGAGGGTCTTCCAGAAACTTCTGCCTCTGGAGTAGAGGACCTCGGTGGACTTCCTTCTGGAGGAGAGGGTCTTCCAGAAACTTCTGCCTCTGGAGTAGAGGACCTGGGTGGACTTCCTTCTGGAGGAGAGGGTCTGGAGACCTCTGGTTCTGGACCCGAGGACCTCAGCGGGTTGCCTTCTGGAAAAGAAGACTTGATCGGGTCAGCTTCTGGAGACGCGGGCCTGGGCGGGATACCTTCTGGAACTCTCGGAAGCGGGCAAGCTCCGGAAGCCAGTGGCCTTCCCTCCGGATTCAGCGGTGAGTATTCTGGCACGGACCTCGGCAGCGGCCCATCCTCCGGCTCGCCGGACTTCAGCGGGCTTCCCTCGGGGCTCCCGACGGTCTCCCTGGTGGATACCACGCTGGTGGAAGTGGTCACAGCCGCCACGGCGAGCGAGCTGGAGGGACGGGGCACCGTCGGCGTGAGCGGCGCTGGCGAGGTATCCGGGCTGCCCTTCGGCGAGTCGGACGTGAGCGGGGGCGCGAGCGGGTTCCCTTCGGGAGCTGAACTCAGTGGCCAGCCATCTGGTTCCCCCGACATCAGCGGGGAGACATCTGGATTCTTCGGTGTCAGCGGGCAGCCATCAGGATTCCCTGACCTCGGCGGGGGGACATCCGGACTCTTTGAGCTCAGCGGGCAGCCGTCGGGGTTTCCGGAGGAGACGTCTGGAATGGCCGAGCTCAGTGGACAGTCCTCCGGACAGCCGGGTGTCAGCGGAGAAGCTTCTGGAGACCTTCTTGGCAGCGGCCGCCCGTTTGGCATGACCGACCCGAGTGGAGAAACGTCTGGGGTCCCTGACCTCAGTGGGCAGGCCTCGGGGTGGCCCGGGTTCAGCGGGGCCCCCTCGGGGATCCCCGACCTGGTTTCTGGCACCTCGAGCGGCAGCGGCGACGCTTCCGGCGTTACGTTCGTGGACAGCACCTTCGTGGAGGTGACCCCAACTCCGTttagggaagaagaagaaggcttGGGGTCCGTGGAGCTCAGCGGCCTCCCTTCTGGGGAGACGGATCTCTCGGGCACCTCGGGGACGGTGGACGTGAGCGGACAGCCGTCCGGGGCCATTGCCTCCAGCGGGTTTCCGTCGCAGCCTCCAGAGTTCAGCGGCCTGCCCAGCGGAGACGCCGAGGTCAGCGGGGAGGCCTCCGGCGCCGAGGTGGGGAGCGGCCTGCCCTCCGGAGCCTACGACGGCAGTGGACTCCCACGGGGCCCCCCCACCGTCTCGCTCGTCGACAGGACTTTGGTGGAATCTGTAACCCAGCCTCCAACGGCCCAAGAAGCAGGGGAGGGGCCTTCGGGCATTCTAGAACTCAGCGGCGCCCATTCCGGAGCGCCGGACGTGTCCGGAGACCATTCTGGACTGTCGGACCTCAGCGGGCTGCAGTCCGGGCTGGGGGAGCTCAGCGGCGAGCCTTCGAGCACCCCGTATTTCAGCGGGGACTTTTACGGCTCCACGGATGCCAGTGGGGCGTCTTCTGCAGCCACGGGCACCGGCGGGGAGGCCTCGGGACTGCCCGACGTCACTCTGATCACTTCCGAATTCGTGGAGGGTGTCACGGAACCAACCGTTTCCCAGGAACTCGGCCAGAGACCCCCTTTGACACACACCCCCCAGGTTTTTGAGTCCAGCGGAGAAGCCTCTACATCGGGGGACCTCGGTGGAGCCACGCCAAGCGTCCCCGGGTCTGGGGTCGAGGCGTCATCGGTCCCAGAATCCAGCAGCGAAACGTCTGCCTCTCCTGAGGCCAGCGGGGTGGCGTCGGGGACCCCTGATCTGGGGGAAACCACCGCCGCCTTCCCCGAAGCTGACCTGGAGGGAGCCTCGGACCTGGGAGTGAGCGGCCGCCCCTCCACCTTCCAGGAAGGGCCCACGGAGGGCTCCACCCCGTCGGGAATGAGTGGAGAGTCGGCCACCACGTACGATGTGGCCACGGAGACCTGGGGCTGGCCTTCGGCCACTCCCGGGGCTTCTGGAGACGGGCCGGGGATCAGCGGGGACCCGTCTGGTCACGCCTCGGGGCTGGGTGTTGTCGTGGGCACCAGCGTCCCGGAGTTTGAATGGACCCAGCAGCCGCAGGGCCCTGCAGAGGCGAATCTGGAAGTGGAGTCCTCAAGCCCCGGGCACTCGGGAGAAGAGGCCCGAACGGCCGAAACAGCCGTCTTCCCAACGGACGCTGCTTCCATCCCAGCTCCGGCAGAAGGGACCGAAGGATCGGAGGCCACCACTGCAG ACATTGATGAGTGCCTCTCAAGCCCTTGTGTGAATGGAGCCACCTGCGTGGACGCCATCGACTCTTTCACATGCTTATGCCTTCCCAGCTACCGAGGGGACCTGTGTGAGATCG